A genomic region of Dickeya solani IPO 2222 contains the following coding sequences:
- a CDS encoding TetR/AcrR family transcriptional regulator, whose protein sequence is MRTLTEEKRQAIIDAAAQLFQETGYERASMNEVAKRAGGSKATLYNYFPSKEALFETVVRTYSTRFLTEAAAELDVPEDGQRSLENKLTRFGEKMMHVLTGGNPALQIYRIVVGEAGHSDIGALFQGSGPKESMARLADLMADAMKTGELAPSDPMLRAMQFTSLVKAEADAVLLQRELPDYSTARINDMVRNGVQLFLHGASPQAGK, encoded by the coding sequence ATGCGAACACTGACTGAGGAAAAACGGCAGGCCATTATCGATGCCGCCGCCCAATTGTTTCAGGAAACGGGATACGAACGGGCGTCCATGAATGAAGTGGCTAAGCGTGCAGGGGGGTCAAAGGCGACGCTCTATAACTATTTTCCTTCAAAAGAAGCGTTGTTTGAGACGGTTGTGCGCACCTACAGTACGCGTTTTTTGACGGAAGCAGCGGCGGAGCTCGACGTACCGGAAGACGGGCAGCGTTCTCTGGAGAACAAGCTGACGCGTTTTGGTGAAAAAATGATGCATGTTCTGACCGGCGGGAACCCGGCATTGCAAATTTATCGTATTGTGGTTGGCGAGGCGGGTCACTCAGATATCGGTGCCTTGTTTCAGGGATCAGGGCCGAAAGAAAGCATGGCCAGGCTGGCCGATCTCATGGCCGACGCCATGAAAACAGGCGAACTGGCTCCGTCTGATCCGATGCTGAGAGCCATGCAGTTCACATCGCTGGTTAAAGCAGAAGCGGATGCGGTGCTATTGCAGCGTGAACTGCCTGATTATTCGACCGCCCGTATCAACGACATGGTGAGAAACGGCGTCCAGCTTTTCCTGCATGGGGCATCCCCTCAGGCAGGCAAATGA
- a CDS encoding TetR/AcrR family transcriptional regulator has protein sequence MRSKSEITTEQLIRSAAAIIQRDGLHACTHRAVAEEAQMSLGATTYHFKTLDDLLVAVMHQAIENFSLSTRHWLSLQGTDDPAGILTDFVFWTIGERSRLTREYELFVAAVSRPFLRPHAAEWLHAHETILGEHFGFSHTVSQAAVSFTDAWLMRGILSGVDDLPDAGVIRAAFHAIVTNRSAIGP, from the coding sequence ATGAGATCGAAAAGCGAAATCACCACAGAACAATTGATACGCAGCGCAGCGGCCATCATTCAGCGTGATGGTCTGCATGCCTGTACTCACCGGGCAGTAGCTGAAGAAGCGCAGATGTCGTTGGGCGCCACCACCTACCACTTTAAAACGCTGGATGACCTGCTGGTCGCGGTGATGCACCAGGCGATTGAAAACTTTTCACTCAGCACCCGGCATTGGCTTTCTCTGCAGGGAACCGACGATCCCGCCGGGATCCTGACCGATTTCGTATTCTGGACTATCGGCGAGCGCTCAAGGCTGACTCGCGAGTACGAACTGTTTGTCGCCGCGGTTTCCCGCCCTTTTCTGCGGCCGCACGCTGCCGAGTGGCTACATGCTCACGAAACAATATTGGGCGAACATTTCGGTTTCAGCCACACGGTGTCGCAAGCGGCGGTATCGTTCACCGACGCCTGGCTGATGCGCGGCATTCTGAGCGGCGTCGATGACTTGCCGGATGCGGGTGTGATTCGGGCAGCTTTTCACGCCATCGTCACCAACAGGTCCGCTATCGGTCCTTAA
- a CDS encoding serralysin family metalloprotease — MEKNLSSRDDDALHSLSASSSYDSVYDLLHYHERGNGLTINGKPSYSIDDAGEQITRDNVSWNGSNVFGKSANLTFKFLQSARSTPDGDTGFVKFNAAQVSQAKLALQSWADLANITFTEVTGNQSANVTFGNYTRDSSGRLDYGTQAYAYLPGSGSASGTTWYNYNVDNIRSPDKMEYGRQTLTHEIGHALGLNHPGDYNAGEGNPSYSDVTYAEDTRQFSIMSYWSEKNTGGDFKGHYAAGPMLDDIDAIQRLYGANMTTRTGDTVYGFNSNTDRDFYTATSSSKALIFSVWDAGGNDTFDFSGYSNNQRINLNEGSLSDVGGLKGNVSIAHGVTIENAIGGSGNDLLIGNSADNILRGGAGDDTLYGGGGADRLYGGSGRDTFVYTAVSDSKVSAPDWILDFQTGVDKIDLSALNTGNNLHFVNQLSGSGGEILLNWDSSANVSNLYLNLDNNTSPEFLVKIVGQVSQTADFVV, encoded by the coding sequence ATGGAAAAAAATCTGTCTTCACGTGATGATGACGCGTTGCATTCATTATCTGCCAGCAGCAGCTATGACTCTGTTTATGATCTGTTGCATTATCACGAGCGGGGAAATGGATTGACGATTAACGGCAAACCATCCTATTCGATTGACGATGCAGGCGAACAAATTACCCGCGACAACGTCAGCTGGAATGGTTCGAATGTATTTGGTAAATCCGCCAATCTGACCTTTAAGTTCCTTCAGTCCGCGCGTTCCACGCCGGACGGCGATACCGGGTTTGTCAAATTCAATGCCGCACAGGTCTCTCAGGCCAAACTGGCATTACAGTCTTGGGCGGATCTGGCCAACATCACCTTTACAGAAGTGACAGGGAACCAGTCGGCCAACGTCACCTTTGGCAACTATACCCGTGATTCCAGCGGCCGTCTGGATTACGGTACGCAGGCCTACGCCTATCTGCCGGGGAGCGGCAGCGCGTCCGGTACCACCTGGTACAACTACAATGTGGACAATATTCGCAGCCCGGACAAAATGGAGTATGGCCGCCAGACGCTGACGCATGAAATCGGCCACGCACTGGGCCTGAATCATCCGGGTGACTATAACGCCGGCGAAGGGAACCCCAGCTATAGCGATGTGACCTATGCCGAAGACACCCGTCAGTTCAGCATCATGAGCTACTGGAGTGAGAAGAATACCGGTGGGGATTTCAAAGGTCATTATGCCGCCGGCCCGATGCTGGATGATATCGACGCCATTCAGCGCCTGTACGGCGCGAATATGACCACTCGCACCGGCGATACGGTCTATGGCTTCAATTCCAACACCGATCGTGATTTCTATACCGCGACCAGCAGCAGCAAAGCGCTGATCTTCTCGGTATGGGATGCGGGCGGCAACGACACTTTCGATTTCTCTGGTTACAGCAACAACCAGCGTATCAATTTGAACGAAGGGTCATTGTCTGATGTCGGCGGGCTGAAAGGCAACGTGTCTATCGCGCACGGCGTGACCATTGAAAACGCGATTGGCGGCTCCGGCAACGATTTGCTGATCGGCAATAGCGCTGACAACATTCTGCGCGGTGGTGCCGGCGACGATACCCTGTACGGCGGGGGCGGGGCAGACCGTCTGTATGGCGGCAGCGGTCGTGATACCTTCGTGTATACCGCCGTATCCGATTCTAAAGTGTCGGCGCCGGACTGGATTCTCGATTTCCAGACCGGTGTCGATAAAATCGACCTTTCTGCGCTGAATACCGGTAATAACCTGCACTTTGTTAATCAGCTCAGCGGCAGCGGCGGTGAGATCCTGCTCAACTGGGATTCGTCGGCCAATGTCAGCAACCTTTATCTGAACCTTGATAACAACACCTCGCCGGAATTCCTGGTGAAGATTGTAGGTCAGGTATCACAGACAGCCGATTTCGTTGTGTAA
- a CDS encoding potassium transporter Kup, giving the protein MTHTQQEKSPGLLAISALGIVFGDIGTSPLYTFNTVIQLAGDAARPETILGLLSTLFWTLIIVTSIKYALFAMRIDNKGEGGVLALMSLLQNNQAKRQKWIIAAGLLGAAFIYGDGAITPAISVLSALEGLELVLPETANYILPLTIVLLVLIFAIQPLGTAKISQFFAPVMLLWFATLALLGIRSIINYPTVLWALNPVHALTFFATHGHIALLILGGVFLCVTGAEALYADMGHFGRKPIWIAWYAVALPCLLLNYAGQAAFILSGTDANNNILYRLCPPEWQIPLVILATLATIIASQAIISGAFSMTRQAIQLGWLPRMKITQTAEQSYGQIYLGTVNWLLMAVTLSLVIFFQSSERLAAAYGIAVSITMLMTTLLLYIAMRKIWRWNKMLSLSITAIFILIDVGFCVANMLKVFDGGYVPLLLAMLIFCVMFIWRRGVTRVSQTVAEKTLPVDEFLSSLQADGISRVPGVAVFLTRVQNVAPPVMRWHVKRNQALHDKIIALTIQVLDVPRVREEDKLVLTEKLPGFWQGVAYYGFMEKPNIPELLRQTPPLKACADHESVTYYIGHESIVAKDSADALPRWQSYLFAWMMRNCLHVTEYYQLPGNQVIEIGRRIAI; this is encoded by the coding sequence ATGACACATACGCAGCAAGAAAAATCACCAGGTTTGCTGGCTATTTCCGCTCTGGGCATTGTATTTGGCGATATCGGTACCAGCCCGCTTTATACCTTCAACACCGTGATACAACTGGCCGGCGACGCCGCCCGGCCGGAAACCATACTGGGCCTGCTTTCCACCTTGTTCTGGACGTTGATCATCGTCACCTCGATCAAATACGCGTTGTTCGCCATGCGGATCGACAACAAAGGCGAAGGCGGCGTGCTGGCATTGATGTCGCTGTTGCAGAATAACCAGGCCAAACGTCAAAAATGGATTATTGCCGCCGGGTTGCTGGGTGCGGCCTTTATCTATGGCGACGGTGCGATTACGCCAGCGATCTCGGTGTTGTCAGCGCTGGAAGGGCTGGAGCTGGTTTTGCCGGAAACCGCCAATTACATCCTGCCGCTGACGATAGTTCTGCTGGTTCTTATTTTCGCCATTCAGCCGTTGGGCACGGCAAAAATCAGTCAGTTTTTCGCACCGGTGATGCTGCTGTGGTTTGCTACGCTGGCTCTGCTGGGTATCAGGAGCATCATTAATTATCCGACCGTACTCTGGGCGCTCAACCCCGTTCATGCGCTGACATTTTTCGCCACTCACGGACACATCGCCCTGCTGATTCTGGGCGGCGTATTCCTGTGCGTCACCGGGGCGGAAGCGCTGTATGCGGATATGGGGCATTTTGGCCGTAAGCCCATCTGGATTGCCTGGTATGCGGTAGCGCTCCCTTGCCTGCTGCTCAATTATGCCGGTCAGGCGGCATTTATCTTATCCGGCACCGACGCCAACAATAATATTCTCTACCGGCTGTGTCCCCCTGAGTGGCAAATACCGCTGGTGATTCTCGCCACGTTAGCCACCATCATTGCCAGTCAGGCCATTATCTCCGGCGCGTTTTCCATGACGCGGCAGGCGATTCAGCTTGGCTGGCTACCCAGAATGAAAATCACCCAAACAGCGGAGCAAAGCTATGGCCAAATCTATCTGGGTACCGTCAACTGGCTTTTGATGGCGGTCACGCTCAGTCTGGTCATTTTCTTCCAGTCGTCGGAGCGGTTGGCTGCCGCCTATGGTATTGCCGTTTCCATCACGATGCTGATGACAACGCTGTTGCTGTATATCGCAATGCGTAAGATTTGGCGCTGGAACAAGATGTTGAGCCTCAGCATCACCGCCATTTTTATTCTGATCGATGTGGGATTCTGCGTCGCCAATATGCTGAAAGTATTCGACGGCGGCTATGTTCCTTTGCTGCTGGCGATGCTGATTTTCTGCGTGATGTTTATCTGGCGTCGGGGTGTGACGCGCGTATCGCAGACCGTGGCGGAAAAAACGCTGCCGGTAGACGAGTTTCTCTCATCGCTACAGGCTGATGGCATTTCGCGCGTACCCGGCGTCGCCGTATTTTTGACCCGGGTGCAGAATGTCGCGCCGCCGGTGATGCGCTGGCATGTCAAACGTAACCAAGCCTTGCATGACAAGATCATCGCCCTGACCATTCAGGTGCTGGATGTGCCACGCGTCAGGGAGGAAGACAAACTGGTGCTGACCGAAAAACTTCCCGGTTTCTGGCAAGGCGTGGCCTACTACGGATTTATGGAGAAGCCCAATATTCCCGAGCTGCTCAGGCAAACGCCGCCGCTGAAAGCCTGTGCCGATCACGAATCCGTAACCTATTACATCGGCCATGAATCGATCGTCGCCAAAGACAGTGCGGACGCGCTACCGCGCTGGCAATCCTACCTGTTCGCCTGGATGATGCGAAACTGCCTGCATGTCACGGAATACTACCAGTTGCCGGGTAATCAGGTGATTGAGATCGGTCGACGTATCGCTATCTAG
- a CDS encoding PqiC family protein, whose translation MRLILPLLSVITVLTLPACRSPQVRYHTLVPPAAGAVYPHPTPFAIDLLPVDVPAQVDRQQVVIRTGQDSAMILDSDRWLSPLSDEIHTALSSLLVQRSGAQNASGQPLPRDIPVLRIRMQIRRFDSWPGQFVSLDADWSLTVKNGDKHLKLSCRSQLTERAAGDNARLFSAWQTIIERVATQMTETARQWQQHGNMACQS comes from the coding sequence ATGAGATTGATATTACCGCTGCTGTCTGTCATCACGGTGCTGACGCTACCGGCCTGCCGTTCCCCGCAGGTTCGCTACCATACGCTGGTTCCCCCTGCCGCCGGGGCGGTATACCCGCACCCGACGCCATTCGCGATTGATTTATTACCGGTCGATGTACCGGCACAGGTGGACAGACAGCAGGTGGTGATTCGCACCGGTCAGGATAGTGCCATGATCCTTGACAGCGATCGTTGGCTGAGTCCGCTGAGCGATGAGATTCATACGGCGCTATCATCACTGCTGGTCCAGCGCTCGGGCGCCCAAAATGCGTCGGGGCAGCCCCTGCCGCGCGATATTCCTGTGTTGCGGATCCGCATGCAGATTCGGCGTTTTGACAGTTGGCCCGGCCAGTTCGTCTCACTCGACGCCGACTGGAGCCTGACCGTAAAAAATGGAGATAAACACCTCAAACTGTCTTGCCGCAGTCAGTTGACTGAACGCGCCGCCGGAGATAACGCGCGGCTGTTTTCTGCCTGGCAGACGATTATTGAGCGAGTCGCGACACAGATGACGGAAACCGCCCGGCAATGGCAACAACATGGGAACATGGCGTGTCAATCGTGA
- a CDS encoding ABC transporter substrate-binding protein: protein MKNVNNAMKAAGLMLALAGSTAAFAGNAVATPEQRSLDQIYQSALREGGVVTVYAGGDTAGQQDGIKQAFEKRFPGMTLNVVVDYSKFHDARIDNQLATDSLIPDVVQLQTLQDYPRWKKEGVLLNYKPAGWDKIWPTFRDQDGAWTGIFVDAFSNVVNTKLIDQKAWPREANDYLRPDLKGKIVVTYPNDDDAVLFWFKQVVDKYGWDYVAKFSEQEPVYVRGTQAPADDVESGKSAVTFSTDGALVPDAKANSRFVLPTQDPFVAWAQRAAIFKQAKHPESARLYLSWLLDPKTQTDVWYMWSVRTDVAPPAGYKHIWEYKNTSPEAFERFMSDRAAVERFRAQIGLYLGEVKGEPSPGWLGLHPEQALPH from the coding sequence ATGAAGAATGTGAATAACGCGATGAAGGCAGCCGGGCTGATGCTGGCTCTCGCGGGAAGCACGGCGGCCTTTGCCGGGAATGCCGTCGCCACGCCGGAACAGCGATCGCTGGACCAAATTTACCAGAGCGCGCTGAGAGAAGGCGGTGTGGTCACGGTCTACGCCGGCGGCGACACCGCGGGCCAGCAGGATGGCATCAAGCAAGCGTTCGAAAAGCGCTTTCCGGGCATGACACTGAATGTTGTCGTGGATTACAGCAAATTTCACGATGCCCGCATCGACAACCAGCTGGCTACCGACAGCCTGATTCCGGACGTCGTTCAGCTACAGACGTTGCAGGATTATCCGCGCTGGAAAAAGGAAGGCGTGCTGCTGAACTACAAGCCTGCGGGCTGGGACAAGATCTGGCCGACATTTCGGGATCAGGACGGTGCCTGGACCGGTATTTTCGTCGATGCGTTCAGTAATGTGGTCAACACCAAGTTGATCGATCAGAAAGCCTGGCCGCGTGAAGCCAATGATTACCTGCGCCCTGACCTGAAAGGGAAAATCGTTGTCACCTACCCGAACGACGACGATGCCGTGCTGTTCTGGTTCAAACAGGTGGTGGATAAATACGGCTGGGATTATGTGGCGAAGTTCAGCGAACAAGAGCCGGTTTACGTGCGTGGTACTCAGGCGCCGGCGGACGATGTGGAAAGCGGCAAGTCCGCGGTAACCTTCTCCACTGACGGCGCGCTGGTTCCTGACGCCAAAGCCAATTCCCGCTTTGTGCTGCCGACGCAAGATCCATTTGTCGCCTGGGCGCAGCGCGCGGCAATCTTCAAACAGGCCAAACACCCAGAATCCGCCAGGCTGTATCTGAGCTGGCTGCTGGATCCGAAAACCCAGACCGACGTCTGGTATATGTGGTCGGTTCGCACCGATGTAGCGCCGCCGGCCGGTTACAAGCACATCTGGGAATACAAGAACACCAGTCCGGAAGCCTTCGAGCGTTTCATGAGTGACCGGGCGGCAGTCGAACGCTTCAGAGCGCAGATCGGTTTGTATCTGGGCGAAGTTAAAGGTGAACCGTCGCCGGGCTGGCTCGGCCTTCACCCAGAACAGGCGCTGCCGCACTAA
- a CDS encoding serralysin family metalloprotease — MGKNLSLRQDDAQHALSANTSSAYNSVYDFLHYHDRGNGLTVNGKTSYSIDQAAAQITRENVSWNGTNVFGKSANLTFKFLQSVSSIPSGDTGFVKFNAEQIEQSKLSLQSWSDVANLTFTEVTGNKSANITFGNYTRDASGNLDYGTQAYAYYPGNYQGAGSSWYNYNQSNIRNPGSEEYGRQTFTHEIGHALGLAHPGEYNAGEGDPSYNDAVYAEDSYQFSIMSYWGENETGADYNGHYGGAPMIDDIAAIQRLYGANMTTRTGDSVYGFHSNTDRDFYTATDSSKALIFSVWDAGGNDTFDFSGYSNNQRINLNEGSFSDVGGLKGNVSIAHGVTIENAIGGSGNDILVGNSADNVLQGGAGNDVLYGGAGADTLYGGAGRDTFVYGSGQDSTVAAYDWIADFQKGIDKIDLSAFRNEGQLSFVQDQFTGNGQEVMLQWDAANSITNLWLHEAGHSSVDFLVRIVGQATQTDIIV; from the coding sequence ATGGGAAAAAATCTGTCTTTACGTCAAGATGACGCTCAACACGCATTATCCGCAAATACCAGCAGCGCGTATAATTCCGTTTATGATTTTCTGCATTATCACGACCGGGGGAATGGCCTGACGGTCAATGGCAAGACATCCTATTCCATCGATCAGGCCGCGGCGCAAATTACCCGGGAAAATGTCAGCTGGAATGGAACCAATGTATTTGGCAAGTCGGCCAATTTGACGTTTAAATTCCTGCAATCAGTCAGCTCCATTCCATCCGGCGATACCGGTTTTGTGAAATTTAATGCAGAGCAGATTGAGCAGTCGAAACTGTCGCTGCAATCCTGGTCGGACGTAGCCAATCTGACATTTACCGAAGTGACGGGAAATAAATCTGCAAATATCACCTTTGGTAACTATACGCGTGATGCGAGTGGCAACCTGGATTACGGCACTCAAGCTTATGCCTATTATCCGGGCAATTATCAGGGGGCGGGCAGCAGCTGGTACAACTATAACCAGTCTAATATCCGTAATCCGGGGTCGGAAGAATATGGCCGTCAAACGTTTACCCACGAGATTGGCCATGCGCTCGGCCTGGCGCATCCGGGGGAATACAACGCCGGCGAAGGGGACCCGAGTTATAATGACGCCGTGTATGCTGAAGATAGCTATCAGTTCAGCATCATGAGTTACTGGGGTGAGAATGAAACCGGCGCTGACTATAACGGTCACTATGGCGGCGCGCCGATGATTGACGACATCGCGGCGATTCAACGGCTGTATGGCGCCAACATGACCACCCGTACCGGTGATTCGGTATACGGTTTCCATTCGAATACCGATCGTGATTTCTATACCGCGACCGACAGCAGCAAAGCGCTGATTTTCTCGGTATGGGATGCCGGCGGCAACGACACCTTTGACTTCTCAGGTTACAGCAACAATCAGCGTATCAACCTGAATGAAGGTTCGTTCTCGGACGTGGGCGGTCTGAAAGGCAACGTATCGATCGCGCACGGCGTGACCATCGAAAACGCCATTGGCGGTTCCGGCAACGATATTCTGGTGGGCAACAGCGCAGACAACGTCCTGCAGGGCGGCGCGGGCAATGACGTGCTGTACGGCGGTGCTGGCGCGGATACGCTGTACGGCGGCGCCGGGCGTGATACGTTCGTCTACGGCAGCGGTCAGGATTCCACCGTGGCAGCGTATGACTGGATTGCCGATTTCCAGAAAGGCATCGATAAAATTGACCTGTCGGCGTTCCGCAACGAAGGCCAACTGAGCTTTGTGCAGGATCAATTCACCGGCAACGGGCAGGAAGTGATGCTGCAGTGGGATGCGGCCAACAGCATCACCAACCTGTGGCTGCATGAAGCAGGGCACAGCTCGGTAGACTTCCTGGTTCGAATCGTCGGTCAGGCAACACAGACCGATATTATTGTGTAA